From one Thalassospira lucentensis genomic stretch:
- a CDS encoding inositol monophosphatase family protein, with product MRGAARRSANINVMFKAVEKAAYGLKRDFGEVENLQVSMKGPADFVSAADHRAEKRLREELERARPGYGFLLEEGGEIKGSDPEHRWIIDPLDGTTNFLHGIPHFAISVALQKGDEIIAGIIYDVAKDEFFWAEKGVGAYLDNRRLRVSGRRRLNECVLACGVPHIGHGDHAAFEKQLHSVMDRCAGVRRMGAASLDLAYVAAGRFDGYWESHLNAWDIAAGLLMITEAGGYVRDAKGGTNMLGTGSVVAANDYIQPVLAKTLKKAVTE from the coding sequence GTGCGTGGCGCCGCCCGTCGTTCAGCAAATATCAATGTCATGTTCAAGGCCGTCGAAAAGGCGGCCTATGGACTTAAACGCGACTTCGGTGAAGTCGAAAACCTTCAGGTGTCGATGAAAGGCCCGGCGGATTTCGTATCTGCTGCCGATCACCGTGCCGAAAAACGCCTGCGCGAAGAACTTGAACGTGCGCGTCCGGGCTATGGTTTCCTTCTGGAAGAAGGCGGCGAAATCAAGGGCTCCGATCCGGAGCACCGCTGGATCATCGATCCGCTTGATGGCACCACCAACTTCCTGCACGGCATTCCGCATTTTGCGATTTCCGTGGCCCTGCAAAAGGGTGACGAAATCATTGCCGGCATCATTTACGATGTCGCCAAGGATGAATTCTTCTGGGCCGAAAAAGGCGTTGGCGCCTATCTTGATAACCGTCGCCTGCGTGTTTCGGGCCGTCGTCGCCTGAATGAATGCGTTCTGGCATGCGGTGTCCCGCATATCGGACATGGCGATCACGCCGCGTTCGAAAAACAGCTTCATTCGGTCATGGATCGTTGTGCCGGCGTGCGCCGTATGGGTGCTGCATCACTTGATCTGGCCTATGTTGCCGCCGGTCGCTTTGACGGTTACTGGGAATCCCATCTTAATGCGTGGGATATCGCTGCGGGCCTTCTGATGATCACCGAAGCAGGCGGCTATGTCCGCGATGCCAAAGGTGGCACCAACATGCTTGGCACCGGCAGCGTCGTTGCCGCCAACGACTATATCCAGCCCGTGCTGGCCAAGACGCTCAAAAAAGCCGTTACCGAGTAA
- the efp gene encoding elongation factor P, translating to MKINGNEIRPGNLIEHKGALWRAVKCQAVKPGKGGAFNQVELKDIRTGTKLNERFRASETVERIRLEQNEYTYLFADGDMITFMDSETFEQITVNAELVGEPAVFLQDGMVVTIESFEGEPLAVTLPEHVVCQIVEADAVVKGQTQSSSFKPAVLDNGVRILVPPHIESGTRVVVNTTECTYLERAKD from the coding sequence ATGAAAATCAACGGCAACGAAATCCGTCCGGGTAACCTTATCGAACATAAAGGTGCCCTGTGGCGTGCGGTAAAATGCCAGGCTGTGAAGCCGGGTAAAGGCGGTGCGTTTAACCAGGTTGAACTCAAAGACATTCGTACCGGCACCAAGCTGAACGAACGTTTCCGTGCCTCGGAAACCGTCGAACGTATTCGTCTGGAACAGAATGAATATACCTATCTGTTTGCCGATGGTGACATGATCACCTTCATGGACAGCGAAACTTTCGAACAGATCACAGTCAATGCGGAACTCGTCGGTGAACCGGCTGTATTCCTTCAGGACGGCATGGTTGTTACCATCGAATCCTTCGAAGGCGAACCGCTTGCCGTTACCCTGCCCGAACATGTTGTCTGCCAGATCGTCGAAGCCGACGCGGTTGTCAAAGGGCAGACCCAGTCTTCTTCCTTCAAGCCGGCCGTTCTTGATAATGGCGTTCGCATTCTGGTGCCGCCGCATATTGAATCGGGTACGCGCGTTGTCGTGAACACGACCGAATGCACCTATCTCGAGCGTGCAAAAGACTAA
- the thiE gene encoding thiamine phosphate synthase, protein MTIVNADDQTGLYLLTPPKIDLAVFPDLLKSVLDTGAIDCLQLRLKDVSDDEIRKAIDAILPLCSDRDIPLILNDRPDIAKKSGVDGVHVGEEDASYAEARAIMGEEHIVGVSCYDSRHRAMELGEKGADYVAFGAFYPTQTKEAKTSVTPEIIEIWTTFTTVPCVAIGGITADNLGPIVEAGADFIAVTGGVWSHPDGPEAGAKAIKAAIAAASD, encoded by the coding sequence ATGACCATTGTGAACGCAGACGACCAAACCGGCCTTTATCTTCTGACACCGCCAAAAATCGATCTGGCCGTGTTTCCGGACCTTCTGAAATCCGTGCTTGATACCGGTGCGATTGATTGTCTGCAGCTTCGTCTCAAAGACGTTTCCGATGATGAAATCCGCAAGGCGATTGATGCGATCCTGCCGCTGTGCTCAGACCGCGACATTCCCCTGATCCTCAATGACCGTCCTGACATTGCCAAAAAATCGGGTGTTGATGGCGTTCATGTCGGTGAAGAAGACGCCAGCTACGCCGAGGCACGCGCCATCATGGGCGAGGAACACATTGTCGGCGTGTCCTGCTATGACAGTCGCCATCGCGCCATGGAACTTGGTGAAAAAGGGGCTGATTACGTGGCGTTTGGCGCGTTCTATCCGACGCAAACCAAAGAAGCCAAAACCAGCGTCACCCCCGAAATCATCGAAATCTGGACGACCTTTACAACCGTCCCCTGTGTCGCGATTGGTGGCATCACGGCTGATAACCTTGGCCCGATCGTCGAAGCCGGTGCCGATTTCATCGCCGTTACAGGCGGAGTCTGGAGCCATCCGGACGGTCCCGAGGCCGGGGCAAAGGCGATCAAGGCCGCGATTGCCGCTGCCTCGGACTGA
- the gap gene encoding type I glyceraldehyde-3-phosphate dehydrogenase, translating into MAIRVAINGFGRIGRLVLRAIVESGRTDVEVVAINDLGDVATNAHLLKYDSVHGVLANDVKAEGNDLVIDGKAIKVCSERDPANLPWGALNVDIAFECTGIFLDEAGAGKHLTAGAKRVLISAPAKGDIKTVVYGVNSDTLSASDIIVSNASCTTNCLAPVADVLNKTVGITKGFMTTVHAFTGDQNTVDSLHKDLRRARAASLSMIPTSTGAAKAVGLVLPELKGKLDGTAIRVPTPNVSMVDLTFVAGRDTTADEINAAIKEAANGPLKGVLGVCDAPLVSIDFNHNPNSSTFDVTQTQVIGGNFVRILSWYDNEWGFSNRMSDTAVAMAKFL; encoded by the coding sequence ATGGCTATTCGCGTAGCGATTAATGGTTTTGGTCGTATTGGCCGTCTGGTTCTGCGTGCCATCGTTGAAAGCGGCCGTACCGATGTTGAAGTCGTGGCCATCAACGACCTGGGTGACGTCGCCACCAACGCACATCTTCTGAAATACGATTCCGTTCATGGCGTTCTTGCCAATGACGTCAAAGCCGAAGGCAACGACCTTGTCATCGACGGCAAGGCGATCAAGGTCTGCTCGGAACGCGATCCGGCGAACCTGCCGTGGGGCGCTCTGAATGTCGATATCGCATTCGAATGCACCGGCATCTTCCTCGACGAAGCGGGTGCCGGCAAACACCTGACCGCAGGTGCCAAGCGCGTTCTGATTTCCGCCCCGGCAAAGGGCGACATCAAAACCGTCGTTTACGGTGTTAACAGCGACACGCTCAGCGCATCCGACATCATCGTTTCGAACGCATCCTGCACCACCAACTGCCTGGCACCGGTTGCAGACGTTCTGAACAAGACCGTTGGCATCACCAAGGGCTTCATGACCACCGTTCACGCCTTCACCGGCGACCAGAACACGGTCGACAGCCTGCACAAGGATCTGCGCCGCGCCCGTGCCGCTTCGCTTTCGATGATCCCGACCTCGACCGGTGCGGCCAAGGCCGTCGGTCTGGTTCTTCCGGAACTCAAAGGCAAGCTTGATGGCACCGCCATCCGCGTCCCGACCCCGAACGTTTCGATGGTTGACCTGACCTTCGTTGCCGGTCGCGACACCACGGCTGATGAAATCAATGCCGCGATCAAGGAAGCCGCAAACGGCCCGCTCAAGGGTGTTCTTGGCGTTTGCGATGCACCGCTGGTCTCGATTGACTTCAACCACAATCCGAACAGCTCGACCTTCGACGTCACCCAGACCCAGGTTATCGGCGGCAACTTCGTCCGTATCCTGTCCTGGTACGACAACGAGTGGGGCTTCTCGAACCGTATGTCCGATACCGCCGTTGCCATGGCGAAGTTCCTTTAA
- the tkt gene encoding transketolase, whose protein sequence is MTTQSEHNRMANAIRFLSADAVEKANSGHPGMPMGMADVATVLYTKFLKFDPKHPNWPDRDRFILSAGHGSMLLYSLLHLTGYEDFDLDQIKNFRQMGFRTAGHPEYGHGAGIETTTGPLGQGIATSVGFALGERIMNARFGNDVVDHFTYVIAGDGCLMEGISQEAISMAGHLKLSKLIVLFDDNGISIDGPTSLSTSEDHKKRFEAAGWDVQQIDGHDPVAIEAAIAKAKTTNTPSMIACKTEIGFGAPTKGGTSATHGSPLGATELAGAREKLGWTAEPFDIPADILDAWRNAGARGKADFDAWGSRFENLEASLKDEFERRVEGKLPENWIDAFNDYKKQITAELPKVATRKSSQNVLEVLTKAIPEMIGGSADLTGSNNTKTGVQAPITADGGYHGGYIYYGIREHGMAAAMNGLALHGGVLPYGGTFLVFTDYCRPAIRLSALMNQRVVYVMTHDSIGLGEDGPTHQPVEHVASLRAMPNVTVIRPADAVETAEAWAMAITNETGPTVMALTRQNLPTLRTEYREDNLVARGGYVISDCDGDRQVTLIATGSEVEIAVNAQAKLKADGINAAVVSLPSWELFDAQSPEYRKEVLGDKPRIAIEALSVFGWEKYVGDNGKVIGMHGFGASAPAEVLYEHFGITAEALVKAAKELV, encoded by the coding sequence ATGACGACGCAATCAGAACACAACCGCATGGCCAATGCCATTCGCTTTCTTTCGGCCGACGCCGTCGAAAAAGCCAACTCCGGACATCCCGGCATGCCGATGGGCATGGCAGACGTCGCGACTGTTCTTTATACCAAATTCCTGAAATTTGATCCCAAGCACCCGAACTGGCCCGACCGCGACCGTTTCATCCTGTCCGCAGGTCACGGTTCGATGCTGCTTTATTCGCTTCTGCACCTTACGGGTTACGAAGATTTCGATCTGGATCAGATCAAGAATTTCCGTCAGATGGGCTTCCGCACCGCGGGTCACCCGGAATATGGCCATGGTGCCGGTATCGAAACCACCACCGGCCCGCTGGGTCAGGGTATTGCGACCTCGGTCGGTTTCGCGCTTGGCGAACGCATCATGAATGCGCGCTTTGGCAATGACGTTGTCGATCATTTCACTTACGTGATTGCCGGCGACGGCTGCCTGATGGAAGGCATCTCGCAGGAAGCCATTTCGATGGCCGGTCACCTGAAACTGTCGAAACTGATCGTCCTGTTTGACGATAACGGCATTTCAATCGACGGCCCGACCTCTCTGTCGACGTCCGAAGATCACAAAAAACGTTTCGAAGCCGCTGGCTGGGACGTGCAGCAGATTGACGGCCACGATCCGGTCGCCATCGAAGCCGCCATTGCCAAGGCAAAAACCACCAACACGCCCTCGATGATCGCCTGCAAAACCGAAATCGGTTTTGGCGCCCCGACCAAGGGTGGCACCTCGGCAACGCACGGATCCCCGCTTGGCGCGACCGAACTTGCCGGTGCGCGTGAAAAACTCGGCTGGACGGCCGAGCCGTTTGACATTCCGGCCGACATTCTCGACGCATGGCGCAATGCCGGTGCACGCGGCAAGGCCGATTTCGATGCATGGGGTTCGCGTTTCGAAAATCTTGAAGCCTCCCTCAAGGACGAATTCGAACGTCGCGTCGAAGGCAAACTGCCGGAAAACTGGATTGACGCGTTCAACGACTACAAAAAGCAGATCACCGCTGAACTGCCGAAAGTCGCGACCCGCAAATCGTCGCAGAACGTTCTTGAAGTCCTGACCAAGGCAATACCGGAAATGATCGGCGGTTCTGCCGACCTGACCGGCTCGAACAACACCAAAACCGGCGTTCAGGCCCCGATCACCGCTGATGGCGGTTATCATGGCGGCTATATCTATTACGGTATCCGTGAACACGGTATGGCTGCGGCCATGAATGGTCTGGCACTTCATGGCGGCGTTCTGCCTTATGGCGGCACCTTCCTGGTCTTCACCGACTATTGCCGCCCGGCAATCCGTCTGTCGGCCCTGATGAACCAGCGCGTTGTCTATGTCATGACCCATGATTCCATCGGTCTTGGCGAAGACGGCCCGACCCACCAGCCGGTCGAACATGTCGCATCCCTGCGCGCAATGCCGAACGTTACCGTCATCCGTCCGGCCGATGCGGTTGAAACCGCCGAAGCATGGGCAATGGCGATCACCAACGAAACCGGCCCGACCGTCATGGCGCTGACCCGTCAGAACCTGCCGACCCTGCGCACCGAATACCGCGAAGACAACCTTGTCGCGCGCGGCGGTTACGTGATTTCGGATTGCGACGGTGATCGTCAGGTCACCCTGATTGCGACCGGTTCCGAAGTCGAAATTGCCGTGAACGCACAGGCGAAACTCAAGGCCGACGGCATCAATGCTGCCGTCGTCTCCCTGCCAAGCTGGGAACTGTTCGACGCGCAGTCGCCGGAATATCGCAAGGAAGTCCTTGGTGACAAACCGCGCATCGCCATCGAAGCCCTGTCGGTCTTCGGCTGGGAAAAATACGTTGGCGACAACGGCAAAGTCATTGGCATGCACGGCTTTGGTGCCTCGGCACCGGCCGAAGTCCTTTACGAGCATTTCGGCATCACCGCCGAGGCGCTGGTCAAGGCAGCCAAAGAACTCGTTTAA
- a CDS encoding DUF4164 family protein, with protein sequence MSRLLEASNRLKAAIDSLDAAAESRMAKDIGNQSDAAGEVETLKSQLAALRQDYDKLATATQTVSARLDGAVGQLRLVLDDDREQKQA encoded by the coding sequence ATGTCGCGTTTGCTAGAAGCGAGTAACCGACTAAAAGCGGCCATCGACAGTCTTGATGCTGCCGCGGAGTCGCGTATGGCCAAAGACATCGGAAACCAGTCCGATGCTGCCGGTGAAGTCGAAACCCTGAAAAGCCAGCTGGCTGCCTTGCGTCAGGATTATGACAAGCTCGCAACAGCAACCCAGACCGTTTCGGCCCGCCTTGATGGTGCGGTCGGGCAGTTGCGTCTGGTCCTTGATGATGATCGCGAACAAAAGCAGGCATAA
- a CDS encoding cell division protein ZapA, which produces MAQVSVRINGRSYDVACDDGQEERLMNLAQYVDERVREIAGAVGQIGEQRLLVMTSLLIADELGDMHEKLRSRQTMAGPEPGSVSAAEGDAIAENMESMAVRIEAIAQKLSQD; this is translated from the coding sequence ATGGCACAGGTTTCAGTACGAATTAACGGGCGCAGCTACGATGTTGCCTGCGACGATGGTCAGGAAGAACGCCTGATGAACCTTGCGCAATATGTCGATGAACGGGTTCGTGAAATTGCCGGTGCGGTTGGTCAGATTGGCGAGCAGCGCCTTCTGGTCATGACCAGTCTTCTGATTGCCGACGAGCTTGGCGACATGCATGAAAAATTGCGCAGTCGCCAGACAATGGCTGGACCGGAGCCCGGCAGTGTCAGTGCCGCCGAAGGTGACGCGATTGCGGAAAACATGGAAAGCATGGCTGTTCGCATCGAAGCTATTGCGCAAAAGCTTTCGCAGGACTAA
- a CDS encoding TIGR00282 family metallophosphoesterase — MRLLHLGDVLGQSGRTAALEALPMLRDRLSVDIAVVNVENAAHGFGVTAKICKEFYDAGADVLTTGNHVWDQREIIAYIDEDEKLLRPWNFPDGTPGKGDYVFKTRSGKKVCVVNMMGRLFMDPLSCPFQGANKLFAKHKLGKNVDAIIIDFHAETTSEKMAFGHHCDGRASLVLGTHTHVPTADAQILPGGTAYQTDVGMCGDFDSVIGMKKENSVRKFITKMPTGRFEPADGPATVCGIYVETDDVTGLAKRIEPVRIGGRLKGSWPSA, encoded by the coding sequence ATGCGTTTACTCCATCTCGGCGACGTTCTTGGCCAATCCGGCCGTACCGCAGCACTTGAAGCGTTACCGATGCTGCGGGACCGTCTTTCGGTCGATATCGCAGTGGTGAATGTCGAAAACGCGGCCCACGGTTTTGGCGTTACCGCCAAAATCTGCAAGGAATTCTATGATGCCGGTGCCGATGTCCTGACGACGGGCAATCATGTCTGGGATCAGCGCGAAATCATTGCCTATATCGACGAGGATGAAAAACTTCTGCGTCCGTGGAACTTCCCCGACGGGACGCCGGGCAAGGGCGACTATGTTTTCAAAACCCGTTCGGGCAAAAAAGTTTGCGTTGTTAACATGATGGGGCGGCTGTTCATGGACCCGCTGTCCTGCCCGTTCCAGGGGGCGAACAAACTGTTTGCCAAGCATAAGCTCGGCAAGAATGTTGATGCGATCATCATCGATTTCCATGCCGAAACCACGTCGGAAAAGATGGCGTTTGGCCATCATTGCGATGGGCGGGCATCGCTTGTTCTGGGAACCCACACCCATGTTCCGACCGCGGATGCCCAGATATTGCCGGGCGGAACGGCCTATCAGACCGATGTCGGCATGTGCGGCGATTTTGATTCCGTGATCGGGATGAAAAAGGAAAATTCGGTCCGCAAATTCATCACCAAAATGCCGACTGGCCGGTTCGAACCGGCAGACGGCCCGGCAACGGTGTGCGGCATTTATGTTGAAACCGACGATGTCACCGGCCTTGCCAAACGGATCGAGCCGGTTCGTATCGGCGGACGGCTTAAGGGTAGCTGGCCCAGCGCGTAA
- a CDS encoding ArsR/SmtB family transcription factor, with protein sequence MTNNNEQLDQMFHALSDATRRGMVDRLCKGPATVSELAEPLDMALPTVMGHLRVLENCGLVRSMKRGRVRTCELEPEQLTQVEIWINERRSLWARRFDRLGEFLAKSEPPNE encoded by the coding sequence ATGACTAACAATAATGAACAACTCGACCAGATGTTTCACGCCCTGTCGGATGCCACGCGTCGCGGCATGGTTGACAGGCTGTGCAAGGGGCCTGCGACGGTCAGCGAGCTTGCCGAACCGCTTGATATGGCGTTGCCGACCGTGATGGGTCATTTGCGGGTGCTGGAAAACTGCGGGCTTGTCCGCAGCATGAAACGGGGCAGGGTTCGCACCTGTGAACTTGAACCCGAACAGCTGACACAGGTTGAAATCTGGATCAATGAGCGACGATCCCTTTGGGCGCGCCGGTTTGACCGATTGGGAGAATTCCTGGCGAAATCCGAACCGCCAAACGAATAG
- a CDS encoding SRPBCC family protein: MTSAANKADDKIARSVTHAMFIIERVYDASPARVFRAFSDADAHHRWFVAEEGWDVIEYNHDFRVGGREGGRFSQDGKVFYHNDTLYQDIVPDNRIVFAYTMDQDDKRISASVATVELKPEGDGKTRLKFTEQGAFLDGFDKAEFREEGWQGLLERLAVEITEHA, from the coding sequence ATGACGTCCGCCGCCAATAAAGCAGATGACAAGATCGCACGTTCTGTCACCCATGCCATGTTCATAATCGAACGGGTTTATGACGCAAGCCCGGCCCGCGTTTTCCGGGCGTTTTCCGACGCGGACGCCCATCATCGCTGGTTTGTTGCCGAAGAGGGATGGGACGTCATCGAATATAATCACGATTTCCGGGTCGGCGGGCGTGAAGGTGGACGTTTCAGCCAGGACGGCAAGGTGTTTTATCATAACGACACGCTTTATCAGGATATCGTGCCCGATAACCGGATCGTCTTTGCCTACACGATGGATCAGGACGACAAACGCATTTCCGCCTCGGTCGCGACGGTGGAACTGAAACCCGAAGGGGACGGCAAGACGCGCCTGAAATTCACCGAGCAGGGGGCGTTTCTTGACGGTTTCGACAAGGCGGAATTTCGCGAAGAGGGCTGGCAGGGATTGCTGGAAAGACTGGCGGTGGAAATCACGGAACATGCCTGA
- a CDS encoding methyl-accepting chemotaxis protein, with protein MGKTIKSDDRQKPVKKTAKGFGVQGKLAASFALVGLMAVVAATVAVISFGKFGTELANITHSKLPPMFAAQQLATDSAKIVAIAPRIIASKTPDEEQIVKAELDTLLAGLDDNVGQLRETNLQPEILDGIDTNSANLRDALENLHSITLNRFAIADEIAEKLNKFQQLSGRYSSMITPLLSFTQTTISGINASVEDLRKSGDPLPYEDQVRTTKLLYDLNDAVASRGPVLELSRMGSDIVNTILTSSSLNDTTRLSVISVQVRGSFASLQKLIESLENEKLKKFYTNIVGDMLELSIGDASLPALRIKDLEAAATQQQIVDQGAQYAADMESSVKALVESLQSDVDTAAASTQTLNAQSSQIMYGVAAAAILISLIIYVVYVRGNLLRRLAGLQKTMVTLADGNLDIDVPVKGNDEITAMGRAVEVFKDNALKVRELQAEEERLNRERNEALRDELLGLADTLQNEVESAVGEIAALAEQLQGVSGQMSQSAELVSGQTEDVASSAQEATGNVETVAAATEQLSASNAEINRQMAESTRISSNAADRAQETNQLVVSLSQSANRIGEVIALITDIAEQTNLLALNATIEAARAGDAGKGFAVVAAEVKNLANQTEKATEEIAGQISGIQKATGEFVTAIEDIGRIIENINEIATTISAAVEEQGAATDEITRNVRSAADRTRTVSASINDVASETGKTGQLSGEVLTTAQDASHKVEALRARINGILEDLREQARSRAA; from the coding sequence ATGGGAAAGACTATCAAATCTGATGATCGCCAGAAGCCGGTCAAAAAGACCGCAAAAGGCTTCGGCGTTCAGGGGAAACTGGCGGCATCATTTGCCCTTGTCGGCCTGATGGCCGTCGTGGCGGCCACCGTCGCCGTCATATCGTTTGGCAAATTCGGCACCGAACTTGCCAACATCACACATTCAAAACTGCCGCCGATGTTTGCGGCACAGCAACTGGCAACCGACAGCGCAAAGATCGTGGCCATCGCGCCGCGGATCATCGCATCGAAAACCCCCGACGAAGAACAGATCGTCAAAGCAGAACTTGATACGCTGCTGGCCGGGCTTGATGACAATGTCGGGCAATTGCGCGAAACAAATCTGCAACCCGAAATTCTGGATGGCATCGATACCAACAGTGCCAATCTGCGCGATGCCCTGGAAAATCTGCATTCAATAACCTTGAACCGGTTTGCCATCGCAGACGAGATCGCCGAGAAACTCAACAAGTTTCAGCAGCTAAGCGGGCGATACAGCAGCATGATCACCCCGCTCCTGTCCTTTACCCAGACGACCATTTCCGGGATCAATGCTTCCGTCGAAGACCTGCGCAAATCCGGCGATCCCCTGCCCTACGAAGATCAGGTCCGCACCACCAAACTTCTTTATGACCTGAACGATGCCGTTGCATCGCGTGGTCCGGTGCTGGAACTCAGCCGTATGGGAAGCGACATCGTCAATACGATCCTGACATCAAGCTCGCTTAACGATACGACCCGGCTTTCGGTCATCAGCGTGCAGGTCCGTGGCAGCTTCGCGTCGCTGCAGAAACTGATCGAAAGCCTCGAGAACGAAAAACTCAAAAAGTTCTACACCAACATCGTCGGTGACATGCTTGAACTGTCAATCGGCGACGCCAGCCTCCCGGCCTTGCGGATCAAGGACCTTGAAGCCGCAGCAACCCAGCAGCAGATTGTCGATCAAGGCGCGCAATACGCCGCCGACATGGAAAGCAGCGTCAAGGCACTGGTTGAAAGCCTGCAATCGGATGTCGACACCGCCGCCGCATCGACCCAGACCCTGAATGCGCAAAGCTCGCAGATCATGTATGGCGTCGCAGCCGCCGCCATCCTGATTTCGCTGATCATTTATGTCGTCTATGTCCGTGGCAATCTTCTGCGCCGCCTGGCCGGTCTGCAGAAAACCATGGTCACACTGGCCGATGGCAATCTTGATATCGACGTCCCGGTCAAGGGTAACGACGAAATCACCGCCATGGGCCGCGCGGTCGAGGTGTTCAAGGACAACGCCCTGAAAGTCCGTGAACTTCAGGCCGAAGAAGAACGTCTGAACCGCGAACGTAACGAGGCACTCCGTGACGAGTTGCTTGGCCTTGCCGATACCCTGCAAAACGAAGTCGAAAGTGCGGTCGGCGAAATCGCCGCCCTCGCCGAACAGCTTCAGGGTGTGTCGGGTCAAATGAGCCAAAGCGCCGAACTGGTTTCCGGCCAGACCGAAGATGTCGCATCCTCGGCACAGGAAGCCACCGGCAATGTTGAAACCGTTGCGGCGGCCACCGAACAGCTTTCGGCCTCGAATGCGGAAATCAACCGTCAGATGGCGGAATCGACCCGCATTTCCAGCAATGCCGCCGACCGCGCACAGGAAACCAACCAGTTGGTGGTTAGCCTGTCGCAATCGGCAAACCGCATTGGCGAAGTCATCGCACTGATCACCGACATCGCCGAACAGACCAACCTTCTGGCCCTTAACGCCACCATCGAAGCGGCCCGTGCCGGCGATGCGGGCAAGGGCTTTGCGGTTGTCGCGGCCGAGGTCAAGAACCTCGCCAACCAGACCGAAAAGGCGACCGAGGAAATTGCCGGTCAGATTTCCGGCATCCAGAAGGCGACGGGCGAATTTGTCACCGCCATCGAGGATATCGGTCGCATCATCGAAAACATCAACGAGATTGCCACCACCATCTCGGCTGCGGTCGAGGAACAGGGGGCGGCAACCGACGAGATCACGCGAAACGTCCGCAGTGCAGCCGACCGCACCCGCACCGTTTCCGCCTCGATCAATGATGTGGCAAGTGAAACCGGCAAAACCGGCCAACTGTCGGGCGAAGTTCTGACCACCGCACAGGATGCCTCGCACAAGGTCGAGGCCCTGCGTGCGCGCATCAACGGTATTCTCGAAGACCTTCGCGAGCAGGCCCGCAGTCGCGCCGCCTGA